One window of the Asticcacaulis sp. SL142 genome contains the following:
- the parC gene encoding DNA topoisomerase IV subunit A, which yields MSDVVIPENAGGRILNEDLGEALSRRYLAYALSTIMHRALPDVRDGLKPVHRRVLYAMHNMRLNPQSAARKCAKVVGEVMGNFHPHGDQSIYDALVRMAQWFAQRYPMVDGQGNFGNIDGDSAAAMRYTECKMTAAAMLLLDGIDENAVDFRPTYDNQDEEPVILPAGFPNLLANGATGIAVGMATSIPPHNVSELIDACKLLIESPHSDTAALMQFVQGPDFPTGGICVERPETIQEAYETGRGSLRTRARYEVEDLGRGNWRIKVTEIPYMVQKSRLIEQLADLIEAKKAPLLGDVRDESDEEIRLILEPKTRNIEPEVLMESLFKVSDLETRFAININVLDASGAPRVMGLKPCLVAFLDHRRIVLVRQSNWRLERIEKRLHVLDGLMIAFLNLDEVIRIIREDEKPRDTLMARFSLSEPQVDYILDTRLRQLARLEEMAIQSEHDKLAKERDGLLALLGSEKKQWKRIDEQLSEVRKQLLSQRRTTYAEAPQGIEVASIESYLPKEPITVILSERGWIRAAKGRIEDPSELKFKEGDQHAFLIPAFTTDKLLIMTSDGRFLTLGCDKLPSARGHGEPLRLMLDIEESAKIMTIFTFTPGQKRLMVSKNGYGFIMNEEDALANKKAGKQVLNVDGTEAFATLPVTGDQVMILGENNKLLIYPVSELPEMARGKGVKLQGYKDGGVRDITLFDSTQPVVWYDGSRKARDFKDFKDYVGRRASVGRIAPRGLRKLRPSG from the coding sequence ATGAGTGATGTAGTGATTCCCGAAAACGCCGGTGGGCGGATACTGAACGAAGACTTGGGCGAAGCCCTGTCGCGGCGCTATCTGGCCTATGCCTTGTCTACCATTATGCACCGGGCCCTGCCGGACGTGCGCGATGGTCTGAAGCCTGTGCACAGGCGCGTGCTCTATGCCATGCACAATATGCGTCTGAACCCTCAATCGGCCGCACGTAAGTGCGCTAAGGTCGTCGGGGAAGTCATGGGTAACTTCCACCCGCACGGTGACCAGTCGATCTATGACGCGCTGGTGCGGATGGCGCAGTGGTTCGCGCAGCGCTACCCCATGGTCGATGGTCAGGGTAATTTCGGTAATATCGACGGCGATTCCGCCGCCGCCATGCGTTACACTGAGTGCAAGATGACGGCGGCAGCTATGCTGTTGCTGGACGGCATTGATGAAAACGCCGTCGATTTTCGCCCGACCTATGACAATCAGGACGAAGAACCGGTTATCTTGCCAGCGGGGTTCCCAAACCTGTTGGCCAATGGCGCGACCGGTATTGCGGTGGGTATGGCGACCTCGATTCCGCCCCACAATGTTTCCGAGTTGATCGACGCCTGTAAGCTGCTGATTGAGAGCCCTCATTCGGATACGGCGGCCCTGATGCAGTTCGTGCAGGGGCCAGATTTTCCCACTGGCGGGATATGTGTTGAACGCCCGGAGACCATTCAGGAAGCTTATGAAACCGGACGTGGTTCCCTGCGGACGCGGGCACGGTATGAGGTTGAGGATCTGGGGCGCGGCAACTGGCGCATCAAGGTCACTGAAATACCTTACATGGTGCAAAAGTCGCGCCTGATCGAACAACTGGCCGATCTGATCGAAGCCAAAAAAGCCCCGCTTCTGGGTGATGTCCGTGACGAATCAGACGAAGAAATCCGTCTGATTCTTGAGCCTAAGACGCGTAATATCGAACCCGAAGTCCTGATGGAAAGCCTGTTCAAGGTTTCTGATCTGGAAACACGTTTTGCGATCAATATCAACGTGCTGGATGCTTCCGGTGCGCCGCGGGTTATGGGACTTAAGCCATGTCTGGTGGCTTTCCTTGATCACCGCCGGATAGTTTTGGTACGCCAGTCGAACTGGCGTCTGGAGCGGATCGAAAAGCGTCTGCACGTCCTTGATGGCTTGATGATCGCGTTCCTTAATCTGGATGAGGTCATTCGTATCATCCGTGAGGATGAAAAGCCGCGCGATACTTTGATGGCGCGTTTTTCTCTCAGTGAACCCCAGGTCGATTACATCCTTGATACGCGTTTGCGTCAGTTGGCGCGGCTTGAGGAAATGGCGATCCAGAGCGAGCATGACAAACTGGCCAAAGAACGTGATGGGCTGCTGGCCCTGCTGGGGTCCGAAAAGAAGCAGTGGAAGCGGATTGATGAGCAGTTAAGCGAAGTCCGCAAACAGCTTTTGTCGCAGCGCCGCACGACCTATGCCGAAGCTCCGCAGGGCATTGAAGTGGCCTCAATCGAATCCTACCTGCCAAAAGAGCCGATTACCGTCATCCTGTCAGAGCGTGGCTGGATTCGGGCGGCTAAGGGACGTATTGAAGATCCGTCCGAACTAAAGTTTAAAGAAGGCGATCAGCACGCCTTCCTGATCCCGGCGTTTACGACCGATAAGCTGCTGATCATGACATCCGATGGTCGCTTCCTGACGCTGGGCTGTGACAAACTGCCATCGGCGCGGGGCCATGGTGAGCCATTGCGGTTGATGCTGGATATCGAAGAGTCGGCTAAGATCATGACCATCTTTACCTTCACGCCCGGTCAAAAGCGCCTGATGGTCTCAAAGAATGGTTATGGCTTTATCATGAACGAAGAAGACGCTCTGGCCAACAAAAAGGCGGGTAAGCAGGTGCTTAACGTCGATGGCACCGAAGCGTTCGCGACCTTGCCCGTGACCGGTGACCAGGTCATGATCCTGGGTGAAAACAATAAACTCCTGATCTATCCCGTGTCAGAACTGCCCGAAATGGCACGCGGCAAGGGCGTCAAGCTTCAGGGCTATAAGGACGGCGGCGTCAGGGACATCACTCTGTTCGATTCAACGCAGCCCGTGGTTTGGTACGATGGATCGAGAAAAGCGCGTGATTTCAAGGATTTCAAGGACTATGTCGGCAGGCGGGCATCGGTCGGACGCATCGCGCCGCGCGGCTTGAGAAAGCTGCGGCCAAGCGGATAG
- the recO gene encoding DNA repair protein RecO: protein MQFVDEAIVLSARGHGETGAIVHVLTHEHGHIAAHIAGGASRRMKPYLQAGAHVEVSYRARSADQLGSATIEPLGEGASDLLDDPLALTGLQTACLMTQYCLPEREVHVGAYHGLSALMMILPHPEIWPAVYVRFEAGLLEALGFGLDLSACAVTGERDDLIYVSPRSGRAVSRSAGEAYKDKLLKLPMFMLSSQGGVQTGDIGLGLELTGHFLERNVFHTLNKPLPEVRVRLMQTLSDAGYM, encoded by the coding sequence GTGCAATTTGTGGATGAAGCCATTGTGTTAAGCGCGCGCGGTCACGGAGAGACCGGCGCGATTGTCCATGTGCTTACCCATGAACATGGCCATATCGCCGCCCATATCGCAGGGGGCGCCTCGCGACGCATGAAGCCGTATCTTCAGGCGGGGGCGCATGTTGAAGTCAGCTATCGGGCGCGCAGTGCCGACCAGCTAGGCAGCGCTACGATTGAGCCATTAGGCGAGGGGGCGTCTGATTTGCTCGATGATCCTCTGGCGCTTACAGGGCTTCAAACCGCCTGCCTTATGACCCAGTATTGCTTGCCGGAGCGTGAGGTGCATGTCGGCGCCTATCATGGCTTGTCGGCACTAATGATGATTCTGCCGCACCCTGAGATCTGGCCTGCGGTTTATGTGCGATTCGAGGCCGGTCTGCTTGAGGCGCTAGGGTTTGGTCTGGATTTATCAGCCTGCGCGGTCACGGGGGAGCGCGATGATCTTATCTATGTCAGCCCCCGCTCTGGCCGGGCTGTAAGCCGAAGTGCCGGTGAAGCCTATAAAGATAAATTATTGAAATTGCCTATGTTTATGCTGTCATCCCAAGGCGGTGTGCAAACCGGCGATATAGGTCTTGGGCTTGAGCTTACCGGGCACTTTCTTGAGCGAAACGTCTTTCATACCCTCAATAAACCCTTGCCGGAGGTGCGCGTGCGCCTTATGCAAACCTTGAGTGATGCAGGCTATATGTAA
- the rnc gene encoding ribonuclease III, translated as MNLRRSALSALEAQLGYEFKDKTLLDLALTHASVAEGARKIADNERLEFLGDRVLALMVSEALMEAFPDASEGELSRRFHSLVSRETCADVAKNLGVGPALRLAAGETKSGGRENLTILGDACEALIAAIYIEAGFEGVVRLFKPLWTERMQASGNSVRINPKSYLQEWAASKQKALPKYSIINRSGPDHAPVFTIEVTVDGHPSQSATGRSRQEAEKSAALGFIEREGLA; from the coding sequence ATGAACCTGAGACGATCCGCCCTCAGCGCCCTTGAGGCGCAACTGGGTTACGAATTTAAGGACAAGACCTTGCTCGATCTGGCGTTGACCCACGCCAGCGTAGCTGAGGGCGCGCGCAAGATCGCTGACAATGAACGCCTTGAGTTTTTGGGCGATCGGGTTTTGGCATTGATGGTGTCCGAAGCCCTGATGGAGGCCTTTCCTGACGCCAGTGAAGGGGAGTTGTCGCGGCGATTCCACAGTCTGGTCAGTCGCGAAACCTGCGCCGATGTCGCCAAAAACTTGGGTGTCGGCCCGGCGCTACGGTTGGCGGCGGGGGAGACCAAAAGCGGCGGGCGCGAAAACCTCACCATCCTTGGCGATGCGTGCGAAGCCCTGATTGCCGCCATCTATATCGAAGCCGGGTTCGAGGGTGTGGTGCGTTTGTTCAAGCCGTTGTGGACTGAGCGGATGCAGGCGTCCGGCAACAGCGTGCGCATCAACCCGAAATCTTACCTACAGGAATGGGCCGCCTCAAAGCAAAAGGCCCTGCCTAAATATTCTATAATTAACCGATCCGGCCCCGACCACGCTCCGGTTTTTACCATCGAAGTGACTGTCGACGGGCACCCCTCTCAATCCGCCACCGGGCGATCGCGGCAGGAAGCTGAAAAATCCGCCGCCCTTGGCTTTATCGAACGTGAAGGCTTAGCGTGA
- a CDS encoding flavin reductase family protein, with the protein MTQKPPLRHVLGAFATGVCVITAQANGHIIGLTANSFTSVSLDPPLVLWCLDNRCERYDIFAKADAFDINILSSEQSPLSDRFARGDAVIGDHEGLLTLDHPLRLKKVIGWLSCVTHETRVVGDHLLIVGKVEAYDYGAGEGLTFFRGRYGQTHMFG; encoded by the coding sequence GTGACTCAAAAACCGCCGTTGCGCCATGTGCTTGGGGCATTTGCCACCGGGGTGTGCGTTATTACGGCTCAGGCTAATGGGCATATTATTGGACTAACGGCCAATTCGTTTACGTCGGTATCCCTTGACCCGCCGCTGGTGCTTTGGTGTCTGGATAATCGCTGTGAGCGGTATGATATCTTCGCTAAGGCGGACGCATTTGACATCAATATCCTCAGCAGTGAACAAAGTCCTTTGTCTGACCGGTTTGCGCGCGGCGATGCGGTTATCGGGGATCATGAGGGCCTGTTGACGCTGGATCACCCTTTGCGCCTCAAGAAGGTCATTGGCTGGCTATCGTGCGTAACGCATGAAACGCGAGTTGTCGGTGACCACCTGCTCATTGTGGGCAAGGTTGAAGCCTATGACTACGGGGCGGGTGAGGGGTTGACGTTTTTTCGTGGCCGTTACGGTCAAACCCATATGTTCGGTTAA
- a CDS encoding arginyltransferase, with product MSEHFPGRKLRYYLTIPGPCPYLPNLEERKVFVHLPPLEAISVNDQLSAIGFRRSQNIAYRPACHNCNACQSVRIPVNEYVLSKSDRRIFKRNSDLTKSFVEAEASREQYELLQRYLRSRHPDGGMMDMTWPDLVAMIEDTLVRTHIIEYRLDGRLIGCVLVDALNDGLSLVYSFYDPDLMSRSLGRYVILDHIAQAQKVGYPYVYLGYWVKGSPKMDYKSRYRPLEGLTDGGWQRIRP from the coding sequence ATGAGCGAGCATTTTCCGGGACGAAAACTCAGGTATTATCTGACCATACCCGGTCCCTGCCCCTATTTGCCTAATCTGGAAGAGCGTAAGGTGTTTGTGCACCTGCCGCCTCTGGAAGCCATAAGCGTCAACGACCAGCTATCGGCCATAGGGTTCCGGCGCTCTCAGAACATCGCCTACCGTCCCGCCTGCCATAACTGTAATGCCTGCCAATCGGTGCGCATCCCGGTGAATGAATATGTTCTGTCCAAAAGTGACCGGCGGATTTTTAAGCGCAACAGCGACCTTACGAAATCCTTTGTCGAAGCCGAAGCCAGCCGGGAACAATACGAATTACTGCAACGCTATCTCCGGTCGCGTCACCCGGACGGCGGTATGATGGACATGACCTGGCCTGACCTTGTGGCCATGATCGAAGACACGCTGGTGCGCACACACATCATTGAATATAGGCTTGATGGTCGCCTGATTGGTTGTGTTCTGGTCGATGCGCTCAATGACGGATTGTCACTGGTCTACAGCTTTTATGATCCGGATCTGATGAGCCGGTCTCTGGGCCGATATGTTATCCTTGACCACATCGCTCAGGCTCAAAAAGTTGGCTATCCGTATGTCTATCTGGGCTATTGGGTGAAGGGCAGCCCCAAGATGGACTACAAGTCCCGCTACCGCCCCCTCGAAGGCCTAACCGATGGCGGCTGGCAGCGCATCAGGCCTTAA
- a CDS encoding flagellar motor protein MotB — protein sequence MASRDAPVVIKKVKKVVGGGHHGGAWKVAYADFVTAMMAFFLLMWLINTTSPEQKRGVADYFAPASVSSSSSGSGGILGGTAVGDEGAQSAGAMAFIEQLAPEAPNMQDRDGQSTTSGDLSKSSEDELREELLKREEESFRSAAESLRQALQDMPELAELSKNILIDQTPEGLRVQLIDQEGRSMFDAGSARPNERARTLLRAIAKIINQLPNRISITGHTSASTAGGAEKDWALSAQRADASRSILQGAGVDQDRIAQVSGKAAKEPLYPDDPTLAGNRRIAIILLREAPVLPDNPSL from the coding sequence ATGGCCAGCCGCGACGCCCCCGTCGTCATCAAAAAAGTCAAAAAAGTGGTCGGTGGTGGCCACCATGGCGGCGCGTGGAAAGTCGCCTATGCTGACTTCGTGACCGCGATGATGGCTTTCTTTTTGTTGATGTGGCTGATAAATACCACCAGCCCCGAACAAAAGCGCGGCGTTGCCGACTATTTCGCACCCGCCAGCGTGTCTTCGTCATCCAGTGGCTCCGGCGGGATTCTGGGTGGAACGGCCGTCGGCGACGAAGGTGCGCAAAGTGCCGGCGCCATGGCATTTATTGAGCAACTGGCCCCCGAAGCGCCCAATATGCAGGACCGTGACGGCCAGTCGACCACCTCCGGAGACCTGTCAAAATCCAGTGAGGACGAACTGCGCGAAGAACTTCTAAAGCGCGAGGAAGAATCATTCCGAAGTGCCGCCGAATCCTTGCGTCAGGCCTTACAGGACATGCCTGAACTGGCGGAACTATCTAAAAACATTCTGATCGACCAAACTCCTGAAGGCCTGCGCGTCCAATTGATTGATCAGGAAGGCCGATCCATGTTTGATGCCGGTTCCGCACGTCCCAATGAGCGGGCACGAACCCTGTTGCGGGCTATAGCCAAGATTATCAATCAATTGCCGAACCGCATTTCAATCACCGGACATACCTCAGCCAGCACGGCAGGCGGTGCCGAAAAAGACTGGGCGCTGTCGGCGCAACGTGCAGATGCGTCGCGATCGATTTTGCAAGGCGCGGGTGTTGATCAGGATCGAATCGCTCAGGTTTCCGGCAAGGCCGCTAAGGAGCCGCTGTATCCGGATGATCCCACCCTTGCCGGAAATCGCCGCATCGCTATAATTTTGCTGCGTGAAGCGCCTGTTTTGCCAGATAACCCTTCACTTTAA
- a CDS encoding exopolysaccharide biosynthesis protein, whose amino-acid sequence MRDLASINDTSEKISDMLTHTITLIDGKSVTLRDLIGRIGEQGFLLLCALLTLPFLLPVSIPGVSTVFGVAILLISLAITLNRLPWLPSQILDRELEADKLVPVLERGVKIVSRIDPYVQPRLLMFSTGAVINRFNGAVLMFSALLLMLPLGFIPFSNTLPGVAILLMSIGMVQRDGALVVAGYSFVIATLVYFGVLAYAALSAGQGLSSLIS is encoded by the coding sequence ATGCGCGACTTAGCCAGTATCAACGACACGTCTGAAAAAATCAGCGATATGCTGACACATACGATTACCCTGATCGACGGTAAGTCGGTCACCCTACGCGATCTTATCGGGCGTATCGGGGAGCAAGGTTTCCTGCTGTTGTGCGCGCTTCTGACCCTGCCGTTTCTGTTGCCCGTATCAATTCCCGGTGTCAGCACAGTGTTTGGGGTGGCCATATTGCTGATCAGTCTGGCGATTACGCTCAATCGTTTGCCTTGGCTACCCAGCCAGATTCTTGACCGCGAACTTGAGGCGGACAAGCTGGTTCCGGTGCTGGAAAGAGGCGTGAAGATTGTCTCCCGCATTGATCCCTATGTGCAGCCGCGCCTTCTGATGTTTTCAACAGGCGCTGTCATCAACAGGTTCAACGGGGCCGTGCTGATGTTTTCGGCACTGCTGCTGATGCTGCCTTTGGGCTTCATTCCCTTCTCCAACACCCTGCCTGGCGTCGCCATTTTATTGATGTCGATAGGCATGGTTCAGCGTGACGGCGCTTTGGTGGTTGCGGGCTACAGCTTTGTGATAGCTACTCTGGTCTACTTTGGCGTTCTGGCCTATGCCGCCCTGAGTGCTGGGCAAGGCTTGTCATCCCTGATTTCTTAA
- the acpS gene encoding holo-ACP synthase has translation MIVGIGNDLVDARRIEQSIENFGEKFLNRIFTADEQARAQAHAKPVLSYAKRFAAKEAVAKALGTGISGFRFIDIEVFNNGAGKPEIILHRRALERMKALVKPDHNYHIHLSLSDEWPYASAYAVIEALPLP, from the coding sequence ATGATCGTCGGTATCGGCAATGACCTGGTTGATGCGCGCCGGATTGAGCAGTCGATTGAAAATTTCGGGGAAAAATTTCTCAACCGAATATTCACGGCTGACGAACAGGCCCGCGCGCAGGCGCATGCCAAACCAGTCTTATCTTACGCCAAACGCTTTGCGGCCAAGGAGGCCGTGGCTAAGGCGCTCGGCACCGGCATTAGCGGGTTTCGATTTATCGATATCGAAGTCTTTAATAATGGCGCGGGAAAGCCCGAAATCATTTTGCATCGGAGGGCGCTGGAGCGGATGAAAGCGCTGGTCAAGCCCGATCATAATTATCACATCCACCTGTCATTGAGCGACGAATGGCCCTATGCCAGCGCCTATGCGGTGATTGAAGCCTTGCCCTTGCCATAA
- the era gene encoding GTPase Era — MTEHNPSHRAGFVAIIGAPNAGKSTLVNQLVGSKVSIVTQKVQTTRFPVRGIAMHGEAQIVLVDTPGIFKPRRRLDRAMVKSAWGGAEDADHVVLLIDAPAQIAVEHPSADTPKATAADHRAVEDVAAIIEGLKQSNTRATLVVNKIDMLKRDNLLALVDTLYKADIFDEVFMISAEKGLGVADLKESLANKMPLGHWLYPEDQAADAPARILAAEITREKLFLRVHEELPYSAAVSTTEFKDLPDGSARIEQVIFVERDGQRAIVLGKNGQTLKWIGQKSREELSKLLDRPVHLFLHVKVNERWTDDRALYTQFGLEFES, encoded by the coding sequence GTGACCGAACATAACCCCTCTCATCGTGCTGGCTTCGTGGCCATTATCGGTGCGCCCAATGCAGGCAAATCAACCCTGGTCAATCAACTGGTGGGCTCAAAAGTATCGATCGTCACCCAAAAGGTTCAGACGACGCGCTTTCCGGTGCGCGGCATTGCCATGCACGGCGAGGCTCAGATCGTGCTGGTTGACACGCCAGGTATCTTTAAACCGCGCCGTAGGTTGGACCGCGCCATGGTCAAGTCGGCCTGGGGTGGGGCGGAAGACGCCGATCATGTCGTGTTGCTGATCGATGCCCCGGCCCAGATCGCGGTCGAGCATCCGTCTGCCGATACGCCCAAAGCCACGGCTGCTGATCACCGCGCCGTCGAAGATGTGGCGGCGATTATCGAGGGCCTTAAACAATCGAACACCCGCGCCACGCTGGTGGTCAATAAGATCGATATGCTCAAGCGCGATAACCTGCTGGCGCTGGTCGACACGCTTTATAAGGCCGATATTTTCGATGAGGTCTTTATGATCTCCGCGGAAAAAGGCCTTGGCGTTGCGGATCTGAAAGAGTCGCTGGCCAATAAGATGCCGCTAGGGCATTGGCTTTATCCGGAAGATCAGGCCGCCGATGCGCCTGCGCGGATTCTGGCGGCGGAAATTACGCGCGAAAAGCTGTTCCTGCGGGTTCACGAAGAACTGCCTTATTCGGCAGCGGTATCGACGACCGAGTTTAAGGATCTGCCTGATGGTTCGGCGCGGATCGAGCAGGTCATTTTTGTCGAGCGTGATGGTCAGCGCGCTATTGTGCTGGGTAAAAACGGCCAGACCCTGAAATGGATTGGCCAGAAATCGCGCGAGGAACTGTCGAAACTGCTCGATCGTCCGGTGCATCTGTTCCTGCATGTCAAGGTCAATGAGCGCTGGACCGATGACCGTGCGCTTTACACCCAGTTCGGTCTGGAGTTTGAGTCCTAA
- a CDS encoding pyridoxine 5'-phosphate synthase, translating to MSQRIRLGLNIDHIATVRNARGGHSPDPVRGARLAIAAGVDGITAHLREDRRHVRDGDITALANLCNELNTPLNFEMAVTEEMLSLAENLRPHAACLVPERRQERTTEGGLDVAGRMDEIGAAVARLTKAGVRSSLFIATDPAQVSAAETIKAPVVEFHTGALCDAFREGDMALYENELKALRRAAEMAHKAGIEVHAGHGIDYDTVTAIAQIPQVKELNIGHFLIGEAIFTGLETSIHKMRLLMDAARGLTSR from the coding sequence ATGTCGCAGCGTATTCGCTTAGGGTTAAATATCGACCATATCGCGACGGTGCGGAATGCCCGTGGTGGCCATAGTCCTGATCCTGTTCGGGGCGCACGTCTGGCGATTGCGGCAGGCGTAGACGGGATCACGGCTCACCTGCGGGAGGATCGTCGCCATGTGCGCGACGGCGACATTACGGCCTTAGCTAATCTGTGTAATGAACTGAATACACCGCTAAATTTTGAGATGGCGGTGACCGAAGAGATGCTGTCTCTGGCCGAAAATCTGCGGCCCCACGCGGCCTGTCTGGTGCCGGAACGCAGGCAGGAGCGTACGACCGAAGGCGGTCTGGATGTCGCCGGACGCATGGATGAGATCGGTGCGGCCGTAGCGCGCTTGACCAAGGCGGGGGTCAGGTCGTCGCTGTTTATCGCCACCGATCCGGCTCAGGTTTCGGCGGCGGAGACCATTAAGGCGCCTGTCGTCGAGTTCCATACCGGCGCTTTATGCGACGCGTTCCGCGAAGGTGATATGGCGCTTTATGAAAATGAATTGAAAGCCTTAAGGCGGGCGGCTGAGATGGCGCATAAGGCTGGTATCGAGGTTCATGCGGGCCACGGCATTGATTATGATACGGTGACGGCTATCGCGCAAATTCCGCAGGTAAAGGAACTGAACATCGGTCACTTCCTGATCGGGGAGGCGATTTTTACCGGCCTTGAGACTTCGATCCACAAGATGCGCTTGCTAATGGATGCGGCCAGAGGTTTGACTTCCAGATGA
- the pyrE gene encoding orotate phosphoribosyltransferase yields MTSEDVINEFRAANALREGHFVLSSGLHSPMFLQKNLVFMDAARCERLCKALAEKIIATVGPVDLAISPAVGGIIPGYETARHLKVNSMYVEREGGAFKLRRGFHFEPGAKIVMVEDIVTTGLSSRECIKAIQDLGGEVVAAACIVDRSGGEADVGVPLISLASLKVPAYPADQLPADLAAIPVEDPGSRRLAKA; encoded by the coding sequence ATGACTTCCGAAGACGTTATCAATGAATTCCGCGCCGCGAATGCCTTGCGCGAAGGCCACTTTGTGCTGTCGTCCGGCCTGCATAGCCCGATGTTTTTGCAAAAAAATCTGGTGTTCATGGATGCGGCCCGCTGTGAGCGGTTGTGTAAGGCGCTGGCTGAAAAAATCATCGCTACGGTCGGGCCGGTCGATCTGGCGATTTCACCTGCGGTCGGGGGTATCATTCCGGGCTATGAGACGGCGCGCCATCTGAAGGTCAACTCGATGTATGTTGAACGTGAAGGTGGGGCGTTTAAACTGCGCCGCGGCTTTCATTTTGAGCCGGGTGCTAAAATTGTCATGGTCGAAGATATTGTCACGACGGGCCTGTCATCGCGCGAGTGTATTAAGGCCATTCAGGATCTGGGCGGTGAAGTGGTGGCGGCAGCCTGCATCGTTGATCGTTCTGGCGGTGAAGCCGATGTCGGCGTGCCATTGATCTCGCTGGCCAGCCTTAAGGTTCCGGCCTATCCGGCCGATCAATTGCCCGCGGACCTTGCCGCTATCCCCGTCGAAGACCCCGGCAGCCGTCGTCTGGCGAAAGCCTGA
- the lepB gene encoding signal peptidase I: MSAEDKVVEDDMATSKGSSATGGAKEETSEIIKTVIYALLITLVFRTLFFQPFTIPSASMEPNLYEGDYIVVSKWDYGYSKYSFQWPLPFIKGRIMDKAAKRGDIVVFKLPRNPKVDYIKRVVGVPGDRIQMRHNQLYINDIPVAAKNLGAVTPQISYDSQYATKYEESLPEGSTHFMQDLRTDGPADDTPEYIVPADHYFMMGDNRDNSIDSRYAMDDPIQPGVDFVPAENLEGRATMVLVSWNEGSSIWKPWTWLNLRWDRLFKSLK; this comes from the coding sequence ATGAGCGCGGAAGACAAGGTGGTCGAGGACGATATGGCAACGAGCAAGGGGAGCAGTGCCACCGGCGGCGCCAAAGAAGAAACCAGTGAGATCATCAAGACGGTCATCTATGCGCTGCTGATCACGCTCGTGTTTCGCACTCTGTTTTTCCAGCCTTTTACAATTCCGTCAGCGTCAATGGAGCCTAACCTTTACGAAGGCGACTACATCGTGGTTTCCAAGTGGGATTACGGCTATTCCAAATATTCGTTCCAGTGGCCGCTGCCGTTCATTAAGGGCCGGATTATGGACAAAGCGGCCAAGCGTGGCGATATTGTCGTCTTCAAGCTGCCGCGTAATCCCAAGGTTGATTACATTAAGCGCGTCGTCGGTGTGCCGGGTGACCGGATACAGATGCGCCATAATCAGCTGTATATCAATGATATCCCGGTGGCTGCCAAAAACCTTGGGGCTGTGACGCCGCAGATTAGCTACGACAGCCAGTACGCCACCAAGTATGAGGAAAGCCTGCCGGAGGGTTCTACCCACTTTATGCAGGACCTGCGTACCGATGGCCCGGCGGATGACACGCCTGAATATATTGTTCCGGCTGATCATTATTTCATGATGGGCGACAACCGCGATAATTCGATCGACAGCCGCTACGCTATGGACGATCCGATCCAGCCGGGTGTTGATTTTGTGCCGGCCGAAAACCTCGAAGGGCGCGCGACCATGGTACTGGTGTCATGGAACGAAGGTTCCTCGATCTGGAAACCGTGGACCTGGTTGAACCTGCGTTGGGATCGCCTGTTTAAATCCCTTAAGTAA